The following coding sequences lie in one Salarias fasciatus chromosome 7 unlocalized genomic scaffold, fSalaFa1.1 super_scaffold_4, whole genome shotgun sequence genomic window:
- the LOC115382820 gene encoding zinc finger protein 239-like, with protein MVVIERTFSLSSSSGSQNRNSTLDQQEPPHIKVEHEEPEPQQIKEEEQRDHPKIKEEEELDHPQIKEEEEINTCEDFEQETDASLQTVTDEKIDSQPDEELHLGNPVPAVSHDHQRTCEDSGPQRNEDPTLNNTVQTDRRDYCDICQKHFKHSQRSVKARRIHKREMPCFCKLCGKSFCRTEHLTLHMRTHKGEKLHSCETCGKTFDRSSRLTVHMRIHTGEKPYSCEVCGKSFVQRQHLSVHMRTHTGEKPYSCQTCGKCFSRHDSLTLHMRTHTGEKPYSCKTCRKTFRYSSHLSAHMMTHTGVDPYACETCRKTFCSSHDLTVHMRIHTGEKPYSCETCGEAFRYSFQFTAHKRIHRD; from the coding sequence ATGGTTGTCATTGAGAGGACGttttctctgagcagcagctctggaagcCAGAATAGAAACTCCActctggaccagcaggaacctCCTCACATTAAAGTGGAACATGAGGAACCAGAACCCCAAcagattaaagaggaggagcaaCGAGATCATCCAAagattaaagaggaggaggaactagATCACCCACAGattaaagaggaagaggaaatcaACACTTGTGAGGACTTCGAGCAGGAGACTGACGCCTCTCTTCAAACTGTGACTGATGAGAAAATTGACTCACAGCCAGATGAAGAGCTTCACCTTGGTAACCCTGTGCCGGCTGTGAGTCACGACCATCAAAGAACCTGTGAGGATTCAGGGCCACAAAGAAATGAAGACCCTACATTAAACAACACAGTTCAAACAGACAGGAGGGATTATTGTGATATAtgtcagaaacatttcaaacacagtCAAAGATCAGTAAAAGCCCGCAGAATTCACAAACGTGAGATGCCATGTTTTTGTAAActgtgtggaaaaagtttctgTCGGACTGAACATTTGACtctccacatgagaactcacaaaGGTGAGAAGCTGcattcatgtgaaacatgtgggaaaacaTTTGATAGAAGTAGTCGTTTGACTGTCCACATGAGGATCcatacaggtgagaagccttattcttgtgaagTATGTGGGAAATCATTTGTTCAGCGACAACATTTATCtgtccacatgaggactcacacaggtgagaagccatattcgtGTCAgacatgtgggaaatgtttcagtcgCCACGACAGTCTGACACTCCatatgaggactcacacaggtgagaagccttattcttgtaAAACGTGTAGAAAAACTTTTCGTTACAGTAGTCATTTATCTGCCCACATGATGACTCACACAGGTGTTGACCCTTATGCTTGTGAAACATGTAGAAAAACTTTTTGTTCCAGTCATGATTTGACTGTCCACATGAGgatccacacaggtgagaagccttattcttgtgaaacgtgtggtGAAGCTTTCCGTTACAGCTTCCAGTTCACTGCCCACAAAAGGATTCACAGGGattaa